In a single window of the Victivallis lenta genome:
- a CDS encoding DUF1570 domain-containing protein: MKRLLFGFLLLATLCQAAPPPITLGSPVSLPAVGLRFRAFREMKPMPLPMPAIRAERRGDGAKLLSNHEYWRFRQTAGVWFNDSCVIRVGTVTIAPFEKPELKPESELLAEFTELDRELPEEQMKKWVRQFAASEVLEVKPFSQSLYGCSAQVYELEERDGAHQVAYLLSPRTDPLRKVLLLFSIEKSRFDDRAERVIRQTLGSVQFVAPRRETVSLAEGNRKKGTPEYEASRARVIQSIRNFRDWWYVETDNYIFVSNQTDRRAMTRLRTELENAREVFADYFPLKIPLQSVSVVRIFNKRDQYKEYVGADMQWSGGIWTPARRELVISPLDRGARDSVQQMIMRQVAFHEGFHQYLYFATGEAQAGMWFNEGTAQFFEGIEFRTGKGIVVLPQYIERTLTALFDGDRVHDIAALVKMDRTEFYGEKRNVNYPLAQALVYYLWKGAPVAGKPEYAQIPVRYYDKLVETRDAGAANAAAWEGVDLQQLGRDLSRFWNDSNLIRQSIRYQPPAAPAAPPAGRGAAVGSRR, translated from the coding sequence ATGAAACGCTTGTTGTTCGGTTTTCTCCTGCTGGCGACACTTTGTCAGGCCGCGCCGCCGCCGATCACGCTCGGCAGCCCGGTTTCGCTGCCGGCGGTCGGACTGCGTTTCCGCGCCTTCCGGGAGATGAAGCCGATGCCGCTGCCGATGCCGGCGATTCGCGCCGAGCGTCGCGGCGACGGCGCGAAGCTGCTCAGCAATCACGAATACTGGCGTTTCCGGCAGACCGCCGGAGTCTGGTTCAACGACAGCTGCGTCATCCGGGTCGGCACGGTGACCATCGCTCCGTTCGAGAAGCCGGAGCTGAAGCCCGAAAGCGAGCTCCTCGCCGAATTCACCGAGCTCGACCGGGAGCTGCCGGAGGAGCAGATGAAAAAGTGGGTCCGGCAGTTCGCCGCATCCGAAGTGCTTGAGGTGAAGCCGTTTTCCCAATCGCTGTACGGCTGTTCGGCGCAGGTTTACGAGCTGGAGGAGAGGGACGGCGCTCATCAGGTCGCCTATCTGCTCTCTCCCCGGACTGATCCGCTGCGGAAGGTCCTGCTCCTGTTCTCCATCGAAAAAAGCCGGTTCGACGACCGTGCGGAGCGCGTGATCCGGCAGACGCTCGGCAGCGTGCAGTTCGTGGCCCCGAGACGCGAAACCGTCTCTCTGGCCGAAGGGAACCGGAAAAAGGGGACGCCGGAGTATGAGGCGAGCCGGGCGCGGGTGATTCAGAGCATCCGGAATTTCCGCGACTGGTGGTATGTCGAGACCGACAACTATATTTTCGTCTCGAACCAGACCGACCGGCGCGCCATGACCCGGCTCCGCACCGAGCTCGAGAATGCCCGGGAGGTGTTTGCGGACTATTTCCCGCTCAAGATTCCGCTTCAGTCGGTCAGTGTGGTCCGCATCTTCAACAAGCGCGACCAGTACAAGGAGTATGTCGGCGCCGACATGCAGTGGTCGGGCGGCATCTGGACGCCTGCGCGACGGGAGCTGGTCATCTCTCCGCTGGACCGCGGCGCGCGCGATTCGGTCCAGCAGATGATCATGCGGCAGGTTGCGTTCCACGAGGGGTTCCACCAGTATCTGTACTTTGCGACCGGCGAGGCGCAGGCCGGCATGTGGTTCAACGAGGGGACGGCCCAGTTTTTCGAGGGGATCGAATTCCGTACCGGAAAGGGGATCGTTGTGCTGCCGCAATACATCGAACGGACGCTGACCGCTCTGTTCGACGGCGACCGGGTTCACGATATTGCGGCGCTGGTCAAAATGGACCGTACCGAATTCTACGGCGAAAAGCGGAACGTGAACTACCCGCTTGCGCAGGCGCTCGTCTACTATCTGTGGAAGGGCGCGCCGGTCGCCGGAAAACCGGAGTATGCGCAGATTCCGGTCCGCTACTACGACAAACTGGTCGAGACCCGGGATGCCGGTGCGGCCAACGCCGCCGCCTGGGAGGGCGTCGATTTGCAGCAGCTCGGCAGGGATCTGAGCCGGTTCTGGAACGATTCGAACCTGATTCGTCAGTCGATCCGCTACCAGCCGCCGGCGGCTCCGGCTGCGCCGCCGGCCGGACGGGGCGCGGCGGTCGGTTCGCGCCGATGA
- a CDS encoding MFS transporter, giving the protein MDISIYLRDLRVFLILWFSQSLSQIGSAMTALALVIYAYRETGSATAVTLLTASAAIPYTLVSFFAGPLVDRLPKKALMLTADSAAACCTLAVLLLHAADRLEIPFLYGINFGIGLANAFQRPASNVAVTLLVKPEYYTRVGGFQSLADSVQAVAAPLGAATLLAFGGLASVLAVDLAAFVFAFAALALAVPVPERRPADSGAFRFFAECREGWRFLRRNRPLLTLLVFMAQVNLLASLSYFSILPAMILARTGGSELMLGIVNAVIGAGGIAGGCLVALLPPPRNRVRVIFLGCAVSFLAGDPFFAAGRSLAFWIPAALLGNLPLPFVIACDLAIFRAKVPVAMQGRIFALRSALQFGTMPLGYLAGGLLADRVFEPFMAGGSAGAKLLEHIVGGGPGSGMAVMFLLSGTAGVAASLLFCRVRGLASLNAPEQFTAENPGRDLA; this is encoded by the coding sequence ATGGATATTTCTATTTATCTTCGTGACCTCCGGGTCTTTCTGATTCTCTGGTTCAGCCAGTCGCTTTCCCAGATCGGCAGCGCGATGACCGCGCTGGCGCTGGTGATTTACGCCTATCGGGAGACCGGCAGCGCAACGGCCGTCACGCTGCTGACGGCCTCCGCCGCGATTCCGTATACGCTTGTGAGTTTTTTCGCCGGACCGCTGGTCGACCGTCTGCCGAAAAAGGCGCTCATGCTGACGGCCGACTCCGCTGCGGCCTGCTGCACGCTCGCGGTCCTGCTGCTGCATGCGGCGGACCGGCTCGAAATTCCGTTCCTGTACGGCATCAATTTCGGAATCGGGCTGGCCAACGCGTTCCAGCGTCCGGCTTCGAATGTTGCCGTGACGCTGCTGGTCAAGCCCGAATATTATACGCGGGTCGGCGGGTTTCAGTCGCTGGCGGATTCGGTGCAGGCGGTCGCCGCGCCGCTCGGGGCGGCGACACTTCTGGCTTTCGGCGGACTTGCTTCGGTGCTGGCGGTCGATCTCGCGGCATTCGTTTTCGCATTTGCGGCTCTGGCTCTGGCGGTCCCTGTTCCGGAACGGCGGCCGGCGGATTCCGGCGCGTTCCGTTTTTTCGCCGAATGCCGCGAGGGGTGGCGCTTTTTGCGGCGGAATCGGCCGCTGCTGACGCTGCTCGTCTTTATGGCGCAGGTGAATCTGCTTGCGTCGCTGAGCTATTTCAGCATTCTTCCGGCCATGATTCTCGCGCGGACCGGCGGAAGCGAACTCATGCTCGGCATCGTGAACGCCGTGATCGGCGCCGGCGGCATCGCGGGCGGCTGCCTCGTCGCGCTGCTGCCGCCGCCGCGGAACAGGGTGCGGGTCATCTTTCTCGGCTGCGCCGTCTCGTTCCTGGCCGGCGACCCGTTTTTCGCGGCCGGGCGCAGCCTCGCGTTCTGGATTCCGGCCGCCCTGCTCGGAAACCTGCCGCTGCCGTTCGTCATCGCCTGCGATCTTGCGATCTTCCGCGCGAAGGTGCCGGTCGCGATGCAGGGGAGGATTTTCGCGCTGCGCAGCGCCCTGCAGTTCGGCACCATGCCGCTCGGCTATCTGGCCGGAGGGCTGCTCGCCGACCGGGTTTTCGAGCCGTTCATGGCGGGCGGCTCCGCCGGGGCGAAGCTGCTGGAACATATCGTCGGCGGAGGACCCGGTTCCGGCATGGCGGTCATGTTCCTGCTCTCCGGCACGGCCGGCGTGGCGGCGAGCCTTCTTTTCTGCCGCGTTCGGGGACTCGCTTCATTGAACGCGCCGGAACAATTTACGGCTGAAAATCCGGGGCGGGATCTTGCATAA
- a CDS encoding phenylacetate--CoA ligase family protein, whose protein sequence is MSRVEFFNPAAETMSADELHALRNARLKSGVRHAAANSRFFAEHFERAGIDVAEFRGLDDLAKLPTMCKEDFRREYPLGMCCVDRQDLAEMHMSSGSTGTPVVMPYTAADLEQWAECMARCYAMSGAQPHDICQITPGLGLFNGGFGCYHGARRYGMFIVPCGPGNTLRQIRLARDFGSTVLTAVVSYGIRIMEVLEEEKSSLPELKIGIFGAETFSDEMKKRLSSGLGIEVFDIYGMTETGGIGTLGMDCKDHSGIHVWEDQYAVEIVDPDSGEAVPDGEEGELVVTSLTREALPVIRFRTGDLTRVIHRGRCACGRTHLKIAGVTGRVDDMLIIKGVNFFPKQIEQSLLKIPGVHPTYQIIIEEEHGVRNLHINVEAEPGVTGYMIEKQLKEDLGFSPDGDVYAPGTLPRQEGKAKRVFHRKAGEGKA, encoded by the coding sequence ATGAGTCGAGTAGAATTTTTCAACCCTGCGGCGGAGACGATGTCCGCCGATGAACTGCACGCGTTGCGGAACGCCCGGCTGAAGTCGGGCGTCCGCCACGCCGCCGCGAACAGCCGTTTCTTCGCGGAACACTTCGAACGGGCCGGGATCGACGTCGCGGAGTTCCGCGGCCTCGACGACCTTGCGAAACTGCCGACGATGTGCAAGGAAGATTTCCGGCGCGAATATCCGCTCGGGATGTGCTGCGTCGACCGGCAGGACCTTGCCGAAATGCACATGTCGAGCGGGTCGACCGGAACCCCGGTGGTCATGCCGTATACCGCGGCCGACCTCGAGCAGTGGGCCGAGTGCATGGCGCGCTGTTATGCGATGTCCGGCGCGCAGCCGCACGACATCTGCCAGATCACGCCGGGGCTCGGGCTCTTCAACGGCGGGTTCGGCTGCTACCACGGCGCGCGCAGATACGGAATGTTCATCGTGCCGTGCGGCCCCGGCAATACGCTCCGGCAGATCCGGCTCGCGCGCGATTTCGGCAGCACGGTGCTGACCGCGGTGGTCAGCTACGGCATCCGCATCATGGAAGTTCTGGAGGAGGAGAAGAGTTCGCTGCCGGAGCTCAAAATCGGTATTTTCGGCGCCGAAACCTTCTCGGACGAGATGAAGAAACGCCTCTCCTCCGGCCTCGGCATCGAGGTGTTCGACATCTACGGCATGACCGAGACCGGCGGCATCGGCACGCTCGGCATGGACTGCAAAGATCACTCCGGCATCCACGTCTGGGAGGATCAGTATGCGGTCGAAATCGTCGATCCCGATTCCGGCGAAGCGGTTCCGGACGGGGAGGAGGGAGAACTGGTCGTGACTTCGCTGACCCGCGAGGCGCTGCCGGTCATCCGCTTCCGCACCGGCGACCTGACCCGGGTCATTCACCGCGGCAGGTGCGCCTGCGGCCGGACCCACCTGAAGATCGCGGGCGTGACCGGCCGGGTCGACGACATGCTGATCATCAAGGGGGTCAATTTCTTCCCGAAACAGATCGAGCAGTCGCTGCTGAAGATTCCGGGCGTGCATCCGACCTACCAGATCATCATCGAGGAGGAGCACGGCGTCAGGAATCTGCACATCAACGTCGAAGCCGAGCCCGGCGTGACCGGCTACATGATCGAGAAGCAGCTGAAGGAGGACCTCGGCTTTTCGCCGGACGGCGACGTTTACGCCCCCGGCACCCTGCCGCGGCAGGAGGGGAAGGCGAAGCGGGTGTTCCACCGCAAAGCCGGGGAGGGGAAGGCATGA
- a CDS encoding indolepyruvate oxidoreductase subunit beta has protein sequence MITNILLTGVGGQGILLAARIIASAARSAGFDVTTNEIHGMAQRGGSVTAQIRFGEEVLSPLILEGTADALGALEPIEALRYSHYLKPEGAAVVASRPIIPVTVSSGQAVYPADVEERLRRTFPRLKYVDFDAAALEKFNNPKTANTILLGALSSGLPLPDEAWRGAIAECVKPAYAELNLHAFEYGRTL, from the coding sequence ATGATTACGAATATTCTGCTGACCGGCGTCGGCGGGCAGGGGATTCTGCTTGCGGCCCGGATCATCGCTTCCGCGGCCCGGAGCGCCGGGTTCGATGTCACGACCAATGAAATTCACGGCATGGCCCAGCGCGGCGGTTCGGTCACGGCCCAGATCCGCTTCGGCGAAGAGGTGCTTTCTCCGCTGATCCTCGAGGGGACCGCCGACGCGCTCGGCGCGCTGGAGCCGATCGAGGCGCTGCGTTACAGCCATTACCTGAAGCCGGAGGGCGCTGCGGTCGTTGCGTCGCGCCCGATCATTCCGGTCACCGTATCGAGCGGGCAGGCCGTCTACCCGGCCGATGTCGAAGAGCGGCTGAGACGTACGTTCCCCCGCCTCAAGTACGTCGATTTCGATGCGGCGGCGCTTGAGAAATTCAACAATCCGAAAACTGCGAACACGATTCTTCTCGGCGCCCTCTCATCCGGCCTCCCGCTGCCGGACGAAGCGTGGCGCGGCGCGATTGCGGAGTGCGTCAAGCCCGCCTATGCCGAGTTGAACCTGCATGCGTTTGAATATGGGAGAACCCTTTGA
- a CDS encoding FAD-dependent oxidoreductase — protein sequence MLLSEMIRKKAVRREAVPAFSGHCDVLVAGLGTSGAPAALAAAEAGARVCAVEKLNLPGGTATAGGISGYYYGLPGGRFEKTDALAQQLRVLSFIEGGHFHPDAKIMATDRELTAAGVELRYETGICGVWLDDDGATVRGARLVSKEGVSDVECRILIDGTGNGDVCALAGAGFTEGRASDGQPQPFSSVRVFRSENRFASANFDAGFTTSTDAAELNRAVIDSNSLHCFPPGGAPPARLYYITQLPGHREARLIECDHTLTAREIIEKNWNVQPFGYAYSNFDSHSIDWAFEDDLGCDWMVGASLWGKNMLAPLSLEFMTVKRFRNLLVVGRAVSVDHLTASLVRMQRCLQKIGEIAGNAAALAVRDEKNDVREIDRAELEKRMRASGCLDESLLPECLFPVEHWAEELATRKPGEAIFYAAQHLDRTRDTLLALLAGPDPDAAIHAALALAIGGDDAGAELLREQIRKRDPYVPATSRNHNYPRLEAEAYLLGRVGTPADAELLLELARERLADYQTFSEAWRGLLTLGERFPEARPGIAAGVLPILEAEDFRLPVLFRNHLIASQARYEPMHNLFRAVTAVRFKKWGIPNRLSAVLSKETLSWREQRLFEQL from the coding sequence ATGCTTCTGTCTGAAATGATCCGCAAAAAAGCCGTGCGGCGCGAGGCGGTTCCCGCCTTCTCCGGCCATTGCGACGTGCTCGTGGCCGGACTCGGCACATCGGGAGCCCCCGCCGCCCTCGCCGCAGCCGAAGCCGGAGCGCGCGTCTGCGCCGTCGAAAAGCTGAACCTGCCGGGCGGCACCGCCACGGCGGGCGGCATCTCCGGATATTATTACGGACTCCCCGGCGGCCGTTTCGAGAAAACCGACGCGCTCGCCCAGCAGCTGCGCGTGCTCTCCTTCATCGAAGGCGGGCATTTCCACCCCGACGCGAAAATCATGGCGACCGACCGCGAGCTTACCGCCGCCGGCGTCGAACTCCGTTACGAGACCGGCATCTGCGGCGTCTGGCTCGACGACGACGGAGCGACCGTCCGCGGCGCACGGCTCGTTTCGAAGGAGGGAGTCTCCGACGTCGAATGCAGGATCCTGATCGACGGAACCGGCAACGGCGACGTCTGCGCGCTGGCCGGAGCCGGATTCACCGAAGGACGCGCCTCCGACGGCCAGCCCCAGCCGTTTTCGAGCGTCCGCGTGTTCCGGTCCGAAAACCGCTTCGCCAGCGCGAATTTCGACGCCGGTTTCACGACCTCCACCGACGCCGCCGAACTGAACCGCGCCGTCATCGACTCGAACTCGCTGCACTGTTTCCCGCCCGGCGGCGCTCCGCCGGCCCGGCTCTACTATATCACCCAGCTTCCAGGTCACCGCGAAGCGAGGCTCATCGAATGCGACCATACACTCACGGCGCGGGAGATCATCGAAAAGAACTGGAACGTGCAGCCGTTCGGCTACGCCTACAGCAACTTCGACAGCCACTCGATCGACTGGGCGTTCGAGGACGACCTCGGCTGCGACTGGATGGTCGGCGCCAGCCTCTGGGGCAAGAATATGCTCGCCCCGCTTTCGCTTGAATTCATGACCGTAAAGAGATTCCGGAATCTCCTCGTCGTCGGCCGCGCCGTGTCGGTCGATCACCTGACCGCCAGTCTGGTACGCATGCAGCGCTGCCTCCAGAAGATCGGGGAAATCGCCGGGAACGCCGCCGCCCTCGCCGTCCGCGACGAAAAAAACGACGTCCGCGAGATCGACCGCGCCGAACTCGAAAAGCGCATGCGCGCTTCGGGCTGCCTCGATGAATCGCTCCTGCCGGAGTGCCTTTTCCCGGTCGAACACTGGGCGGAGGAACTTGCCACCCGCAAACCCGGCGAAGCGATCTTTTATGCCGCGCAACACCTCGACCGGACCCGCGACACCCTGCTGGCGCTGCTCGCGGGTCCCGATCCCGACGCGGCCATCCATGCCGCGCTCGCGCTTGCCATCGGCGGCGACGACGCGGGCGCGGAACTGCTCCGGGAACAGATCCGCAAGCGCGATCCGTATGTGCCGGCCACCAGCCGGAACCACAACTATCCGCGCCTCGAAGCAGAAGCCTACCTGCTCGGGCGGGTCGGCACACCCGCCGATGCGGAGCTGCTGCTCGAACTCGCCCGCGAACGGCTGGCCGACTACCAGACCTTCTCCGAAGCGTGGCGCGGGCTGCTGACTCTCGGGGAACGCTTCCCCGAAGCGCGGCCCGGAATCGCGGCGGGAGTGCTGCCCATCCTCGAAGCGGAGGATTTCCGGCTGCCGGTGCTTTTCCGCAACCACCTGATCGCGAGCCAGGCGCGCTACGAGCCGATGCACAATCTGTTCCGTGCCGTCACCGCCGTCAGATTCAAGAAGTGGGGCATCCCGAACCGATTGAGCGCCGTTCTCTCCAAAGAAACGCTCAGCTGGCGGGAACAGCGCCTGTTCGAACAGCTCTGA
- the eda gene encoding bifunctional 4-hydroxy-2-oxoglutarate aldolase/2-dehydro-3-deoxy-phosphogluconate aldolase: MSFSMVCDTVLAQLEKIRIVPVLVLNDLDTGLKMCEVLSECGLPAAEITFRTQAAASIIKAASERFPELYLGAGTILNVADLKRAFDSGAKFAVAPGFNPTVVRAAVESHFAFAPGVCTPSEAEQAMEFGCRFLKFFPAEAAGGTKMLKSIIAPYKHLGVRFMPTGGVTTANVMEYLSVKEVVAVGGTWLGKADDIAAGNWDKIRETVKQAVALKEGK; encoded by the coding sequence ATGAGTTTTTCGATGGTTTGCGACACGGTTCTCGCGCAGCTGGAGAAGATCCGCATCGTGCCGGTGCTCGTGCTGAACGATCTCGACACGGGCCTCAAGATGTGCGAAGTCCTGTCGGAGTGCGGGCTGCCGGCGGCGGAGATCACCTTCCGCACCCAGGCGGCGGCTTCGATCATCAAGGCGGCGTCGGAGCGTTTTCCGGAGCTCTATCTCGGCGCCGGGACGATCCTGAATGTGGCGGATCTCAAGCGGGCGTTCGATTCGGGCGCGAAATTCGCGGTCGCACCGGGCTTCAACCCGACCGTGGTTCGCGCCGCCGTCGAAAGCCATTTCGCGTTCGCGCCCGGCGTCTGCACGCCGTCCGAGGCCGAGCAGGCGATGGAGTTCGGCTGCCGCTTCCTGAAATTCTTCCCGGCCGAAGCCGCGGGCGGAACCAAGATGCTGAAGTCGATCATTGCGCCGTACAAACATCTCGGCGTGCGCTTCATGCCGACGGGCGGGGTCACGACCGCGAACGTCATGGAGTATCTGAGCGTAAAGGAGGTCGTCGCGGTCGGCGGCACCTGGCTCGGCAAGGCCGACGACATCGCGGCCGGGAACTGGGACAAGATCCGCGAGACCGTGAAGCAGGCGGTCGCGCTCAAGGAGGGAAAATAA
- a CDS encoding DUF2062 domain-containing protein: MAHHWKRKLIYLYAKIVRDDGSPSYIARGWAIGMFIGCVIPMSAQLVISIPLSFVLRGSKIGAALGTFITNPVTVLFIYPAQCWVGNKIIGGDLTWEATEKAARGIVKLDFSGFLHLGGDLIASFFIGGFLLAAVCTPITYFGVYHLVVRYRRIKAALKAKRMAQKAEKTKAE; the protein is encoded by the coding sequence ATGGCGCATCACTGGAAGCGGAAGCTGATCTACTTGTATGCCAAAATCGTGCGGGACGACGGGTCTCCCTCTTATATTGCGCGCGGCTGGGCGATCGGCATGTTCATCGGCTGCGTGATTCCGATGTCCGCGCAGCTGGTGATTTCGATTCCGCTTTCGTTCGTTCTGCGCGGCTCGAAGATCGGTGCGGCGCTCGGCACGTTCATCACGAATCCGGTTACGGTGCTTTTCATTTATCCGGCCCAGTGCTGGGTCGGCAACAAGATCATCGGCGGCGATTTGACCTGGGAGGCGACGGAGAAGGCGGCCCGGGGGATCGTCAAGCTGGATTTCTCCGGTTTCCTGCATCTCGGCGGCGACCTGATCGCCTCCTTCTTCATCGGCGGCTTCCTGCTGGCGGCGGTCTGTACGCCGATCACCTACTTCGGCGTGTACCATCTGGTTGTGCGCTATCGCCGCATCAAGGCGGCGCTCAAAGCCAAGCGCATGGCGCAGAAAGCGGAAAAAACGAAAGCTGAATAA
- a CDS encoding sugar kinase — translation MLQYKKAEECRFDELSLGEIMLRLDPGEGRIHTARSFTVWEGGGEYNVARGLRRCFGLRTAVVTAFADNAVGRLVEDFILQGGVATDFVKWVPYDGIGRTVRNGLNFVERGFGCRGAKSCSDRGNTAVSQLKAGDIDWEYIFGRCGVRHFHTGGIFAALSDTTPDVVIEALKIAKKYGTITSYDLNYRPSLWKAIGGVERARSVNREIAKYVDVMIGNEEDFTACLGLEVKGVDANLSKLDTASFRAMIEEAVKLYPNFQVVATTLRAVKSASCNDWGAIAWKDGKFAEAVHRPNLEIFDRVGGGDSFASGLIYGLMTTGDVDYAVNCGAAHGALAMTTPGDTSMATFDEVQKLMKGGGARVDR, via the coding sequence ATGCTGCAGTATAAGAAAGCCGAAGAGTGCCGTTTTGACGAACTCAGCCTCGGGGAGATCATGCTCCGCCTCGATCCGGGCGAGGGGCGGATTCACACCGCCCGCAGCTTCACCGTCTGGGAAGGCGGCGGCGAATACAACGTCGCGCGCGGATTGCGCCGCTGCTTCGGGCTGCGCACCGCGGTCGTGACCGCGTTTGCCGACAATGCGGTCGGCCGGCTCGTCGAGGATTTCATCCTGCAGGGCGGAGTGGCGACCGATTTCGTGAAGTGGGTGCCGTACGACGGCATCGGCAGGACGGTCCGCAACGGCCTTAACTTCGTCGAGCGCGGCTTCGGCTGCCGCGGCGCGAAGAGCTGTTCCGACCGCGGCAACACGGCGGTATCGCAGCTGAAGGCCGGAGATATCGACTGGGAGTATATCTTCGGCAGGTGCGGCGTGCGCCACTTCCACACCGGCGGCATCTTCGCGGCCCTGTCGGATACGACGCCGGATGTGGTCATCGAAGCGCTGAAGATTGCGAAGAAGTACGGCACGATCACGAGTTACGACCTGAACTACCGCCCGAGCCTCTGGAAGGCGATCGGCGGCGTCGAGCGCGCCCGTTCGGTCAACCGCGAGATTGCGAAATACGTCGATGTCATGATCGGCAACGAGGAGGATTTCACCGCCTGCCTCGGGCTTGAGGTCAAGGGAGTCGATGCGAATCTCTCGAAGCTCGACACCGCGAGCTTCCGGGCGATGATCGAAGAGGCCGTGAAACTCTATCCGAATTTCCAGGTCGTCGCCACGACGCTGCGCGCTGTCAAGTCCGCCAGCTGCAACGACTGGGGCGCGATCGCCTGGAAGGACGGCAAATTCGCCGAGGCGGTCCACCGCCCGAACCTCGAAATCTTCGACCGGGTCGGCGGCGGCGACAGCTTCGCTTCGGGCCTGATCTACGGGCTTATGACCACCGGAGACGTCGACTACGCGGTCAACTGCGGCGCGGCGCACGGCGCGCTGGCCATGACCACGCCGGGAGACACTTCGATGGCGACCTTCGACGAGGTTCAGAAACTCATGAAAGGCGGCGGCGCCCGCGTCGACCGGTAA
- the iorA gene encoding indolepyruvate ferredoxin oxidoreductase subunit alpha: MKELLSGNEAIARGAWEAGVKVASGYPGTPSTEILENLVKFKDDVYCEWAPNEKVALEVAAGAAVTGVRSLVTMKHVGLNVAADPLMTLSYIGIVGGMVVIVADDPGMHSSQTEQDTRHYGRLAKLPVLEPGSAREAVRFMKEAFEISEKFRCPVILRSTTSVSHSRALVETGERLPAAEAKFERNPPQFVPIPVWGRKLRAKVEERIAAQAAEAAGSGLNRIFEGDGGHGLGIISGGIAALHCRDIFPEADILKLGWAWPFPDELIRRFAATVKRVVVIEEADPILEEHVKSLGIACDGKNLVPRCGELTPVRIREVRSKVCGEPFEVPAPAAEGLPGRPPILCAGCPHRGVFFGLAQFDVIVAGDIGCYSLGVFPPLSRTDIILCMGGGFSMTQGMVKAGEKRPVVGIVGDSTFFHSGITGLLDIVYNRGNSTLIVVDNRTTAMTGHQDHPGTGMTLMGEPTAAASIERIAEACGMKRIRVVNPYDIAQVRAALSEELAVDEPSLIISRAPCILKERKPLGPVLSVDPDKCRNCKQCLKLGCPAIETAGGARPAINAQLCNGCSLCRQLCKFGAIG, translated from the coding sequence ATGAAAGAGCTGCTTTCCGGCAACGAGGCCATCGCGCGCGGCGCATGGGAGGCGGGCGTGAAGGTCGCCTCCGGTTATCCCGGCACGCCTTCGACTGAGATTCTCGAGAACCTCGTGAAGTTCAAAGACGACGTCTACTGCGAGTGGGCGCCGAACGAGAAGGTCGCGCTCGAAGTCGCGGCCGGCGCTGCGGTGACCGGCGTCCGCAGCCTGGTCACCATGAAGCACGTCGGGCTCAACGTTGCGGCCGACCCGCTGATGACGCTTTCGTATATCGGCATCGTCGGCGGCATGGTCGTGATTGTCGCGGACGACCCCGGCATGCATTCGTCGCAGACCGAGCAGGACACCCGGCATTACGGGCGGCTTGCGAAGCTTCCGGTTCTCGAGCCGGGCAGCGCCCGCGAGGCAGTGCGGTTCATGAAGGAGGCGTTTGAAATTTCGGAAAAGTTCCGCTGCCCGGTGATCCTGCGCAGCACGACCAGCGTCAGCCATTCGCGCGCGCTGGTCGAAACCGGGGAACGCCTTCCGGCCGCCGAGGCGAAGTTCGAGCGCAACCCGCCGCAGTTCGTGCCGATCCCGGTCTGGGGCCGCAAGCTCCGCGCGAAGGTCGAGGAGCGGATCGCCGCGCAGGCGGCGGAGGCGGCAGGGTCCGGCCTGAACCGGATTTTCGAGGGGGACGGCGGCCACGGTCTCGGCATTATTTCCGGCGGCATTGCCGCGCTGCACTGCCGCGACATTTTTCCCGAAGCCGATATCCTGAAACTCGGCTGGGCGTGGCCGTTTCCGGACGAACTCATCAGGCGTTTCGCCGCAACCGTGAAGCGGGTCGTCGTCATCGAAGAGGCCGACCCGATCCTCGAAGAGCATGTGAAGTCGCTCGGCATCGCGTGCGACGGCAAGAACCTCGTGCCGCGCTGCGGCGAGCTGACGCCTGTGCGCATCCGCGAAGTCCGTTCGAAAGTGTGCGGCGAGCCGTTTGAGGTTCCGGCCCCGGCGGCGGAGGGATTGCCGGGCAGGCCGCCGATTCTCTGCGCCGGGTGTCCGCACCGCGGCGTCTTCTTCGGCCTCGCGCAGTTCGATGTGATCGTGGCCGGGGACATCGGCTGCTACAGCCTCGGCGTCTTTCCGCCGCTTTCGCGCACCGACATCATCCTCTGCATGGGCGGCGGCTTCTCGATGACGCAGGGCATGGTCAAGGCCGGAGAGAAGCGTCCGGTGGTCGGCATCGTCGGCGACTCGACCTTTTTCCATTCCGGAATCACCGGGCTGCTCGACATCGTCTACAACCGCGGCAATTCGACCCTGATCGTGGTCGACAACCGGACCACTGCCATGACCGGCCATCAGGATCACCCCGGCACCGGCATGACGCTGATGGGCGAACCGACCGCGGCCGCCTCGATCGAAAGAATCGCCGAAGCGTGCGGCATGAAGCGGATCCGGGTCGTGAATCCCTACGATATCGCGCAGGTCCGGGCCGCGCTGTCGGAGGAACTGGCGGTCGACGAGCCCTCGCTCATCATCAGCCGCGCGCCGTGCATCCTGAAGGAGCGCAAACCGCTCGGGCCGGTGCTCTCGGTCGATCCGGACAAGTGCCGGAACTGCAAGCAGTGCCTGAAGCTCGGCTGCCCCGCCATCGAGACCGCCGGAGGGGCCAGGCCCGCGATCAACGCGCAGCTCTGCAACGGCTGTTCCCTCTGCCGTCAGCTCTGTAAATTCGGAGCCATCGGCTGA